One window of Oncorhynchus masou masou isolate Uvic2021 chromosome 28, UVic_Omas_1.1, whole genome shotgun sequence genomic DNA carries:
- the LOC135517377 gene encoding ATP-dependent zinc metalloprotease YME1L1-like isoform X2, translating to MFSFSTTFQPQVTSQLIGQLINALHSLKNSASSKATASVQGLQKDVTPEQDPLLTEPAVNLRDLGLSDLRVGQLDELLNRLLPSLGSEDGPATSRWRTSHVSAESFFLNKHGLSNTKLGVFGLPMFHRPNQSPLQAVCSELQYWPVRVQNRGFKTLRKSRRVQSGYVGPAEPEGYTTTFMKGLLLRPDKAPEAESLDQVVKLKNLPGDQQDAFKSGFTEGFMKSQAFTQRTQDSLRRTRLILLVLLLVGIYGLSRTPFLSVRFRTTSGLDSQVDPVQVKSVTFEHVKGAEEAKNELQDVVEFLRNPQKFTVLGGKLPKGILLIGPPGTGKTLLARAVAGEADVPFFYASGSEFDEMFVGVGASRIRNLFKEAKANAPCVIFIDELDSVGGKRIESPMHPYSRQTINQLLAEMDGFKPNEGVIVIGATNFAEALDNALIRPGRFDMQVTVPRPDVKGRTEILNWYLQKIKVDPNVNAEIIARGTVGFTGAELENLVNQAALKAAVDGLDLVTMKELEFSKDKILMGPERKSVEIDKKNKQITAYHESGHAIVAYYTKDAMPINKATIMPRGPTLGHVSMLPENDRWSETRAQLLAQMDVSMGGRVAEELIFGDDYITTGASSDFDGATKIAKMMVTRFGMSDKLGVMTYADQTKQSPETQAAIEKEVRVLLKDSYERAKNLLKTYSDEHKTLAEALLTYETLDAKEIKLVLEGKSLDPR from the exons ATGTTTTCTTTCTCGACGACGTTCCAGCCACAG GTAACAAGTCAACTCATTGGCCAACTCATCAATGCCCTTCATTCCCTGAAGAATTCAGCCAGCTCCAAGGCAACAGCTTCTGTCCAGGGTCTGCAAAAAGATGTCACACCAGAGCAGGACCCGCTGCTCACAGAG CCAGCTGTGAACCTGAGGGACCTGGGTCTATCAGACCTGAGGGTGGGACAGTTGGATGAGCTGCTGAACAGGTTACTGCCCTCACTGGGCTCGGAGGACGGCCCAGCCACCTCAAGATGGAGGACGTCCCATGTCTCCGCAGAATCTTTCTTCCTCAACAAACATG GGTTGTCAAACACAAAGTTGGGTGTTTTTGGATTGCCTATGTTTCACAGACCAAACCAGAGTCCTCTACAAGCCGTCTGTTCAGAGCTCCAGTACTGGCCTG TAAGGGTCCAGAACCGAGGCTTCAAGACTCTGAGGAAGAGCAGACGTGTGCAGTCTGGTTACGTGGGGCCGGCGGAACCAGAGGGGTACACCACAACCTTCATGAAG GGTCTCCTCCTGAGACCAGACAAGGCCCCGGAGGCAGAGAGTCTTGACCAAGTGGTAAAGTTGAAGAACCTGCCAGGTGACCAACAAGATGCTTTCAAGTCTGGCTTCACAGAGGGTTTCATGAAGTCCCAGGCCTTCACTCAGAGGACACAAG ACTCACTAAGGAGGACCAGGTTGATTCTATTGGTCCTCCTCCTCGTGGGAATCTACGGCCTGTCAAGAACCCCGTTTCTCTCGG TGAGGTTCCGCACCACATCAGGCCTGGACTCGCAAGTGGATCCAGTCCAGGTGAAGAGTGTGACGTTTGAGCACGTCAAGGGGGCGGAGGAGGCCAAGAACGAACTGCAGGACGTGGTCGAGTTCCTCAGGAACCCCCAGAAGTTCACTGTGCTGGGAGGGAAGCTGCCTAAAG GCATCCTCCTGATCGGCCCCCCGGGCACAGGGAAGACACTCCTGGCTCGGGCTGTAGCCGGGGAGGCCGACGTCCCCTTCTTCTATGCCTCGGGATCTGAATTTGACGAAATGTTTGTTGGTGTTGGAGCTAGCCGCATCAGGAACCTCTTCA AAGAGGCAAAAGCCAATGCACCTTGTGTTATCTTCATTGATGAGCTTGACAGTGTGGGGGGAAAGCGGATTGAGTCACCAATGCACCCCTACTCCAGACAGACCATCAACCAGCTACTGGCAGAGATGGATGG GTTCAAACCAAATGAAGGGGTCATCGTTATTGGCGCTACAAACTTTGCAGAGGCTTTGGATAA TGCGCTGATAAGACCGGGGAGGTTTGACATGCAAGTGACGGTCCCTCGGCCCGACGTGAAAGGACGCACAGAGATCCTCAACTGGTACCTTCAGAAGATCAAAGTGGATCCCA ACGTGAATGCAGAAATCATTGCCAGGGGGACGGTGGGGTTCACTGGGGCGGAGCTGGAGAACCTCGTGAACCAGGCGGCCCTGAAAGCAGCGGTGGATGGCCTGGACCTGGTCACCATGAAGGAACTGGAGTTCTCCAAGGACAAGATCCTCATGG GTCCTGAGCGCAAGAGTGTGGAAATCGATAAGAAGAACAAGCAAATCACAGCCTACCATGAGTCAGGCCACGCCATTGTGGCGTATTACACAAAAGATGCCATGCCCATTAACAAGGCCACCATCATGCCCCGTGGACCCACTCTCGGACAT GTGTCCATGCTCCCAGAGAATGACCGATGGAGTGAGACACGTGCTCAGCTCCTGGCCCAGATGGACGTCAGCATGGGCGGCCGCGTGGCCGAGGAACTCATCTTCGGCGACGATTACATCACAACCG GAGCATCAAGTGACTTTGACGGGGCAACTAAAATAGCCAAGATGATGGTGACCAGGTTTGGAATGAGTGACAAG CTTGGTGTCATGACCTATGCTGACCAGACTAAACAGAGCCCTGAGACTCAGGCTGCCATCGAAAAGGAAGTGAGGGTCCTGCTCAAG GACTCGTATGAGCGAGCCAAAAACCTCTTGAAGACATACAGTGACGAGCACAAGACGCTGGCTGAGGCTCTGCTAACGTACGAAACGCTGGATGCCAAAGAGATCAAGCTGGTCCTGGAGGGCAAGTCCCTGGACCCTAGATGA
- the LOC135517377 gene encoding ATP-dependent zinc metalloprotease YME1L1-like isoform X1 yields the protein MFSFSTTFQPQVTSQLIGQLINALHSLKNSASSKATASVQGLQKDVTPEQDPLLTEPAVNLRDLGLSDLRVGQLDELLNRLLPSLGSEDGPATSRWRTSHVSAESFFLNKHGLSNTKLGVFGLPMFHRPNQSPLQAVCSELQYWPVRVQNRGFKTLRKSRRVQSGYVGPAEPEGYTTTFMKGLLLRPDKAPEAESLDQVVKLKNLPGDQQDAFKSGFTEGFMKSQAFTQRTQDSLRRTRLILLVLLLVGIYGLSRTPFLSGKGSFSDAVRFRTTSGLDSQVDPVQVKSVTFEHVKGAEEAKNELQDVVEFLRNPQKFTVLGGKLPKGILLIGPPGTGKTLLARAVAGEADVPFFYASGSEFDEMFVGVGASRIRNLFKEAKANAPCVIFIDELDSVGGKRIESPMHPYSRQTINQLLAEMDGFKPNEGVIVIGATNFAEALDNALIRPGRFDMQVTVPRPDVKGRTEILNWYLQKIKVDPNVNAEIIARGTVGFTGAELENLVNQAALKAAVDGLDLVTMKELEFSKDKILMGPERKSVEIDKKNKQITAYHESGHAIVAYYTKDAMPINKATIMPRGPTLGHVSMLPENDRWSETRAQLLAQMDVSMGGRVAEELIFGDDYITTGASSDFDGATKIAKMMVTRFGMSDKLGVMTYADQTKQSPETQAAIEKEVRVLLKDSYERAKNLLKTYSDEHKTLAEALLTYETLDAKEIKLVLEGKSLDPR from the exons ATGTTTTCTTTCTCGACGACGTTCCAGCCACAG GTAACAAGTCAACTCATTGGCCAACTCATCAATGCCCTTCATTCCCTGAAGAATTCAGCCAGCTCCAAGGCAACAGCTTCTGTCCAGGGTCTGCAAAAAGATGTCACACCAGAGCAGGACCCGCTGCTCACAGAG CCAGCTGTGAACCTGAGGGACCTGGGTCTATCAGACCTGAGGGTGGGACAGTTGGATGAGCTGCTGAACAGGTTACTGCCCTCACTGGGCTCGGAGGACGGCCCAGCCACCTCAAGATGGAGGACGTCCCATGTCTCCGCAGAATCTTTCTTCCTCAACAAACATG GGTTGTCAAACACAAAGTTGGGTGTTTTTGGATTGCCTATGTTTCACAGACCAAACCAGAGTCCTCTACAAGCCGTCTGTTCAGAGCTCCAGTACTGGCCTG TAAGGGTCCAGAACCGAGGCTTCAAGACTCTGAGGAAGAGCAGACGTGTGCAGTCTGGTTACGTGGGGCCGGCGGAACCAGAGGGGTACACCACAACCTTCATGAAG GGTCTCCTCCTGAGACCAGACAAGGCCCCGGAGGCAGAGAGTCTTGACCAAGTGGTAAAGTTGAAGAACCTGCCAGGTGACCAACAAGATGCTTTCAAGTCTGGCTTCACAGAGGGTTTCATGAAGTCCCAGGCCTTCACTCAGAGGACACAAG ACTCACTAAGGAGGACCAGGTTGATTCTATTGGTCCTCCTCCTCGTGGGAATCTACGGCCTGTCAAGAACCCCGTTTCTCTCGGGTAAAGGCTCCTTTTCTGATGCTG TGAGGTTCCGCACCACATCAGGCCTGGACTCGCAAGTGGATCCAGTCCAGGTGAAGAGTGTGACGTTTGAGCACGTCAAGGGGGCGGAGGAGGCCAAGAACGAACTGCAGGACGTGGTCGAGTTCCTCAGGAACCCCCAGAAGTTCACTGTGCTGGGAGGGAAGCTGCCTAAAG GCATCCTCCTGATCGGCCCCCCGGGCACAGGGAAGACACTCCTGGCTCGGGCTGTAGCCGGGGAGGCCGACGTCCCCTTCTTCTATGCCTCGGGATCTGAATTTGACGAAATGTTTGTTGGTGTTGGAGCTAGCCGCATCAGGAACCTCTTCA AAGAGGCAAAAGCCAATGCACCTTGTGTTATCTTCATTGATGAGCTTGACAGTGTGGGGGGAAAGCGGATTGAGTCACCAATGCACCCCTACTCCAGACAGACCATCAACCAGCTACTGGCAGAGATGGATGG GTTCAAACCAAATGAAGGGGTCATCGTTATTGGCGCTACAAACTTTGCAGAGGCTTTGGATAA TGCGCTGATAAGACCGGGGAGGTTTGACATGCAAGTGACGGTCCCTCGGCCCGACGTGAAAGGACGCACAGAGATCCTCAACTGGTACCTTCAGAAGATCAAAGTGGATCCCA ACGTGAATGCAGAAATCATTGCCAGGGGGACGGTGGGGTTCACTGGGGCGGAGCTGGAGAACCTCGTGAACCAGGCGGCCCTGAAAGCAGCGGTGGATGGCCTGGACCTGGTCACCATGAAGGAACTGGAGTTCTCCAAGGACAAGATCCTCATGG GTCCTGAGCGCAAGAGTGTGGAAATCGATAAGAAGAACAAGCAAATCACAGCCTACCATGAGTCAGGCCACGCCATTGTGGCGTATTACACAAAAGATGCCATGCCCATTAACAAGGCCACCATCATGCCCCGTGGACCCACTCTCGGACAT GTGTCCATGCTCCCAGAGAATGACCGATGGAGTGAGACACGTGCTCAGCTCCTGGCCCAGATGGACGTCAGCATGGGCGGCCGCGTGGCCGAGGAACTCATCTTCGGCGACGATTACATCACAACCG GAGCATCAAGTGACTTTGACGGGGCAACTAAAATAGCCAAGATGATGGTGACCAGGTTTGGAATGAGTGACAAG CTTGGTGTCATGACCTATGCTGACCAGACTAAACAGAGCCCTGAGACTCAGGCTGCCATCGAAAAGGAAGTGAGGGTCCTGCTCAAG GACTCGTATGAGCGAGCCAAAAACCTCTTGAAGACATACAGTGACGAGCACAAGACGCTGGCTGAGGCTCTGCTAACGTACGAAACGCTGGATGCCAAAGAGATCAAGCTGGTCCTGGAGGGCAAGTCCCTGGACCCTAGATGA